GGTATGGTTCTTGGGAAGATATGATCGCCAACAAGGTTGGCAACAGCCTGTCATACGCCGTTGATATCGGTGCGGTAAGTTTCCAGTTGGACGCTATCGCCGATTCCAGCAAGAAGAACAAGGACTTGGATTCTTCCCAACTCGGCGCAACCTTGAAGTTCGGCGATAACGGCAAAGTTGGTTTTGCCTATATCAATCACGCTGCGCCGGGGGAACCTACACCGGTCTATGCTGAGAAGGCCTCAATCACCGGTACAGCAGCAGCAGCCACAGAAGATGGAGCAGCAGGCGACGCGCGTGCAGTAACTGGTACATATAAAGCCGCTGTAAAAGCCGATCCTATGGCGCACATTGACAGCGATAAGAGTACGATGCTTGCCGGACAGTACACTGTAGGCGGCATGACGATGCACCTTGGCTATGGTCAACGAAAATGGGATACCGATTCAGTTGCGGCAAAGTGGCAGGCTGCCACAACAGGTGCGAACCCTACCGATGCCGGCTACGGCGCAGGCCTTATGGGCGGTGATCTGCTGGACAAGA
This Acidiferrobacterales bacterium DNA region includes the following protein-coding sequences:
- a CDS encoding porin translates to MPSVVLAEANWYGSIRAGWQSHGDKKGIENFGSRWGISGSSEAAEGLTAVYKFETRIADGEPAQSTNQRYVGLSGGFGNITLGKLNNASANHVGFVDQAYWYGSWEDMIANKVGNSLSYAVDIGAVSFQLDAIADSSKKNKDLDSSQLGATLKFGDNGKVGFAYINHAAPGEPTPVYAEKASITGTAAAATEDGAAGDARAVTGTYKAAVKADPMAHIDSDKSTMLAGQYTVGGMTMHLGYGQRKWDTDSVAAKWQAATTGANPTDAGYGAGLMGGDLLDKKKKTTFFGVTSDLGDTGVWFHLQVRSNKTNMSKVTASYADGYDAAKAVYDALPTSATEGDNND